In a genomic window of Flavobacterium lipolyticum:
- a CDS encoding N-acetylglucosamine kinase has protein sequence MKLIVDSGSTKADWIAIDDNGKVLFTTQTLGLNPEILDGPEIVERLNDRFDILQNKKNATHLFFYGAGCGTERMKIELSRIFQEYFENAIVEVQEDTYAAVYATTPKGQAAIVSILGTGSNCSFFDGKVLHQKVQSLGFIAMDDCSGNVFGKELIRKYYFNKMPKELAVEFEKEYNLEPDFIKNKLYKEPNPNAYLATFAKFLIKHKDTEFCRKIIFKGMKSFVKNYIKQFDNCKEVPVHFVGSIAFYLKDELQETFDKYGLQLGNVLRRPIDGLIAYHVANQ, from the coding sequence ATGAAATTAATAGTTGATAGTGGATCTACTAAAGCCGATTGGATTGCAATTGATGATAATGGAAAAGTATTATTCACCACACAAACTTTAGGATTAAATCCTGAAATTCTTGACGGTCCGGAGATAGTAGAAAGATTAAACGATCGTTTTGATATTCTGCAAAATAAAAAGAACGCTACGCATTTGTTTTTTTACGGTGCAGGTTGCGGAACTGAGAGAATGAAAATAGAACTTTCCCGAATATTTCAGGAATATTTTGAGAATGCAATTGTAGAAGTTCAGGAAGATACTTATGCTGCAGTATATGCAACTACTCCAAAAGGACAAGCTGCCATTGTGAGTATTTTAGGTACCGGTTCTAATTGCAGTTTTTTTGATGGTAAAGTATTGCATCAAAAAGTTCAGTCACTTGGGTTTATCGCAATGGACGACTGCAGCGGAAATGTTTTTGGAAAAGAATTAATCAGAAAGTACTATTTCAATAAAATGCCAAAAGAACTGGCAGTTGAATTTGAGAAAGAGTATAATTTAGAACCTGATTTTATCAAGAATAAATTGTACAAAGAACCAAATCCAAATGCTTATTTGGCGACCTTTGCAAAGTTCCTGATCAAGCATAAAGACACTGAGTTTTGCAGAAAAATTATCTTCAAGGGAATGAAATCTTTCGTGAAAAACTACATCAAGCAATTTGACAATTGTAAAGAAGTTCCTGTTCATTTTGTTGGGTCAATAGCTTTTTATTTAAAAGACGAATTGCAAGAAACCTTTGATAAATACGGACTTCAGTTGGGTAATGTTTTAAGAAGACCGATTGATGGGTTAATTGCTTACCACGTTGCAAATCAATAA
- the gap gene encoding type I glyceraldehyde-3-phosphate dehydrogenase: MSKVKLGINGFGRIGRIVFRETFNRDNVEVVAINDLLDVDHLAYLLKYDSVHGRFNGTVEVIDGKLFVNGRNIRITAERNPADLKWNEVDVDVVAECTGIFTTIETANEHIKGGAKKVIISAPSADAPMFVMGVNHETAKATDLVVSNASCTTNCLAPLAKVIHDNFEIVEGLMTTVHATTSTQMTADGPSRKDWRGGRAASINIIPSSTGAAKAVGKVIPALNGKLTGMSFRVPTADVSVVDLTVKVAKETSYEEIMAVLKNASETTMKGILGYTEDAVVSQDFISDKRTSVVDAGAGIGLNSTFFKLVSWYDNEYGYSSKLIDLSVHIAGLK, encoded by the coding sequence ATGTCAAAAGTAAAATTAGGAATAAACGGATTTGGACGTATCGGAAGAATCGTTTTTAGAGAAACTTTCAATAGAGATAATGTAGAAGTAGTAGCAATCAATGATTTGTTAGATGTAGATCACTTGGCTTACTTATTAAAATATGATTCAGTTCACGGACGTTTCAACGGAACTGTAGAAGTAATAGACGGAAAACTTTTTGTAAACGGAAGAAATATTCGTATCACTGCGGAAAGAAATCCTGCTGATTTAAAATGGAACGAAGTAGATGTAGATGTAGTTGCTGAATGTACTGGTATCTTCACAACAATCGAAACTGCAAACGAGCACATCAAAGGTGGTGCTAAAAAAGTAATTATCTCTGCTCCGTCTGCTGATGCACCAATGTTTGTAATGGGAGTAAACCATGAAACAGCAAAAGCTACAGATTTAGTGGTTTCTAACGCTTCTTGTACAACAAACTGTTTAGCTCCTTTAGCTAAAGTAATTCACGATAATTTCGAAATTGTTGAAGGTTTAATGACAACGGTTCACGCAACAACTTCAACTCAAATGACAGCTGATGGTCCTTCAAGAAAAGACTGGAGAGGTGGACGTGCTGCAAGCATCAACATCATTCCTTCTTCAACTGGAGCTGCAAAAGCAGTTGGAAAAGTAATTCCTGCTTTGAATGGGAAATTAACAGGAATGTCTTTCCGTGTTCCTACTGCTGACGTTTCTGTAGTAGATTTAACAGTAAAAGTAGCTAAAGAAACTTCTTATGAAGAAATTATGGCTGTTTTGAAAAACGCTTCCGAAACTACAATGAAAGGTATCTTAGGATATACAGAAGATGCAGTTGTTTCTCAGGATTTTATTTCTGACAAAAGAACTTCAGTAGTGGATGCCGGAGCAGGAATCGGTTTAAATTCAACTTTCTTTAAATTAGTATCCTGGTATGATAATGAGTACGGATATTCAAGTAAATTGATTGATTTGTCTGTGCATATCGCAGGTTTAAAATAA
- the pfkA gene encoding 6-phosphofructokinase, with protein sequence MPKTIKKVGVLTSGGDSPGMNAAIRSVVRTCAYHNIECIGIYRGYQGMIEGDFKEMGPRSVNNIVNKGGTILKSARSVEFRSPEGRKKAHENLLKAGVDALVVIGGDGSFTGGLIFNSEYGFPVMGIPGTIDNDIFGTSHTLGYDTALNTVVDCIDKIRDTASSHNRLFFVEVMGRDAGHIALNAGIGAGAEEILIPEEDLGLDRLLDSLQKSKASGKSSSIVVIAEGDKIGKNVFELKDYVEANLPEYDVRVSVLGHMQRGGSPSCFDRVLASRLGVKAVESLIEGKSNYMVGLQADKVVLTPLEQAIKGKSEIDRELLRVSDIMST encoded by the coding sequence ATGCCAAAAACGATAAAAAAAGTTGGTGTTCTAACATCAGGAGGTGACTCACCAGGAATGAATGCCGCAATACGATCAGTTGTTCGAACATGTGCTTATCATAATATAGAATGCATAGGGATTTATAGGGGATATCAAGGAATGATTGAAGGTGACTTCAAAGAAATGGGACCCCGTAGCGTAAATAATATTGTGAACAAAGGCGGAACGATTTTGAAATCAGCTCGTTCAGTTGAGTTTAGAAGCCCGGAAGGTAGAAAAAAAGCGCACGAAAATCTTTTAAAAGCCGGAGTAGATGCTTTGGTTGTTATTGGAGGAGACGGAAGTTTTACCGGAGGATTAATTTTTAATTCAGAATACGGCTTTCCGGTAATGGGTATTCCCGGAACAATTGACAATGATATTTTTGGAACCAGCCATACTTTAGGTTATGACACAGCCTTAAATACTGTTGTAGATTGTATCGATAAAATTAGAGATACTGCAAGTTCGCATAACCGTCTGTTTTTTGTAGAGGTAATGGGTAGAGATGCAGGTCATATTGCTCTTAATGCCGGAATTGGAGCCGGTGCAGAAGAAATTCTTATTCCTGAAGAAGATTTAGGGTTAGACCGATTATTAGATTCTCTTCAAAAAAGTAAAGCTTCAGGAAAATCATCAAGTATAGTAGTTATTGCCGAAGGAGATAAAATAGGTAAAAATGTTTTCGAATTAAAAGATTACGTTGAAGCCAATCTGCCGGAGTACGACGTTAGAGTATCTGTATTAGGACATATGCAGCGTGGAGGTTCTCCATCTTGCTTTGACCGTGTTTTAGCAAGCCGTTTGGGAGTAAAAGCGGTAGAATCTTTAATAGAAGGTAAATCAAATTATATGGTCGGTTTGCAGGCTGATAAAGTTGTTTTGACACCTCTTGAACAAGCAATTAAAGGTAAATCTGAGATTGACAGAGAATTGTTGAGAGTGTCCGATATCATGTCGACATAA
- a CDS encoding translocation/assembly module TamB domain-containing protein yields MLALAIILALPVVQTKIARYVTESLNTDFKTDISVEKVAINIFGGVKLKKVLIRDHHKKTLIYSDIITTDILSIKRLLDGDLLFGDIRLTGMIFNLKTYKNEDENNINKFIKLFETGKKTPKSNKHFLLTAKNAYISQGAFSVVDENKNTPRFLDFKKLNAYISEFKLYGPDINTNIHRFSFLDHRGLYVSNFAGKFSYTKKQIKVENLAIKTKRSSIYGKAILNYKIEDFLHFTDKVKFDVALDSASIASNDIRYFYDGLGKNQHFKIKTKIKGTLNDLNLRRLRLSDTNGSRIFGTINFKNLLGSKTQKFSMDGKFEKLVSSYDNLVVLLPGILGKTLPKELRRIGKFNIVGKAKVSTTALETDFKMITDLGNGQVDLHMNNIDFIDKASYSGNVILENFNIGAVLNRKDIGRTTLNVDVDGVGFTEKYLNTIVKGDIAKLDYNKYTYNNIVVNGNFKLPYYKGQVSINDPNLSLLFDGMVDLSKRENRYDFHINVENADLRKLKFISDSISHFKGDAVVAVTGNSIENLQGTISIKEAVYQNPQDTYVFDDLTVNSHFDADKLRTITIGSNDVVKGEIVGKFQFAQLDKLVMNSVGSLYTNYKPYKLKKGQFLRFNFHVYDKIVEMLYPDIKIDSSTTVRGKIDSDLQEFKFKFNSEKIVAAKNTFDNIRITIDNKNTLYNAYVELDSIKTPYYKVRDFNLINVTAKDTLFVRSEFKGGDKGEDYFNLDLYHTIDKNKNNIVGIKKSEMKFKDYLWYLNEDAEKDNQIVFDQYFKNFTIDNIVLSHENQKIDLNGVIKGKDYKDLVLNFEDVDINKITPFNSKFVFNGNLNGNVNYKQNKDVYQPTASIVIDHLNLNKTDLGTLNFDIAGDESFKKFTINSSIQNGFTESFKAEGTFAVENKETFLDLSLKLEGFNLATLGTVGGEVLSNVRGSVSGNAAVVGNLKKPEINGRLYVEKAGMTIPYLNTDYELSDRTVIDLTDEKFLFRNNQLTDTKYGTKGLLNGSIEHHNFGDWKLDLNITSKRLLALDTKDSEDAAYFGTAFINGTASIKGPTEGLFIKVEAKSEKGTQVKIPINNAQSVGESNWIHFVTPQEKYNLANGILEKTKNYNGLELEFDFDITPDAEVEVILDRSSGHGMKGKGYGSLLFKINTLGKFNMWGDFQAYEGTYNFKYGGLIDKKFSVKKGGSIIWEGNPMKAQLNLEAVYKTTANPAVLLDNTSSFNKKVPVEVVIGLRGDLASPEPNFDIQFPSVSTVLKSEIQYKLDDKDIRQTQALYLLSTGSFMSTDGFSQGDFSGTLTETASSLLGGIIKSDNDKVNIDLNYISADKRLGQEADGQFVANISSQINERITINGKLGVPVGGVNESAIVGDIEILYRVNEDGSMNLRLFNKENDINYIGQGIGYTQGVGISYEVDFDTFSELVNKLFKNHKLERAIKNSTNDLQDNNLNPDFVNFSNKKNADKNKKKEEKKEKKEEPKVPPPINNEGLIPDNDF; encoded by the coding sequence TTGTTAGCACTTGCTATCATCTTGGCTTTGCCTGTGGTTCAGACCAAAATAGCGAGATATGTTACAGAATCTTTAAACACTGATTTTAAGACTGATATTAGTGTTGAAAAAGTTGCCATAAATATTTTTGGAGGTGTAAAACTCAAGAAGGTTCTGATTCGCGACCATCATAAGAAGACTTTAATCTATTCTGACATCATTACCACTGATATTCTTAGCATTAAAAGATTATTAGATGGTGATTTGCTTTTTGGTGATATTAGGCTGACCGGTATGATTTTTAATCTCAAAACGTATAAAAACGAAGACGAGAATAATATCAACAAGTTTATTAAGCTGTTTGAAACAGGAAAAAAAACACCAAAATCCAACAAGCACTTTTTGTTGACTGCTAAGAATGCTTACATATCGCAAGGGGCTTTTTCTGTTGTGGATGAGAATAAAAACACGCCAAGATTTCTTGATTTTAAAAAATTGAATGCGTACATCAGCGAGTTTAAGTTATACGGACCGGATATAAATACAAATATTCACCGTTTTTCTTTCTTAGACCACCGTGGATTGTATGTATCAAATTTTGCCGGGAAGTTCAGTTACACTAAAAAGCAGATCAAGGTTGAAAATCTGGCGATAAAGACCAAAAGATCTTCTATTTACGGAAAAGCAATTCTGAACTATAAAATAGAGGATTTTCTTCATTTTACCGATAAAGTAAAATTTGATGTAGCCCTGGATTCTGCTTCCATTGCGTCAAATGATATTCGTTATTTTTATGATGGCTTGGGGAAAAACCAGCATTTTAAAATTAAAACAAAAATAAAAGGAACATTGAATGATCTTAATTTAAGACGTCTTAGATTGAGTGATACTAATGGTTCAAGAATCTTTGGGACCATTAACTTCAAGAATCTTTTAGGAAGCAAAACGCAGAAGTTTTCTATGGATGGTAAGTTCGAAAAACTGGTTTCGAGCTACGATAATCTGGTCGTTTTATTGCCGGGTATTTTAGGTAAAACACTTCCAAAGGAATTACGACGAATTGGTAAATTCAATATCGTTGGAAAAGCAAAAGTTTCGACCACAGCCTTAGAAACCGATTTTAAAATGATTACCGATTTAGGTAACGGTCAGGTCGATTTACACATGAATAATATCGATTTTATTGACAAAGCCTCGTATTCAGGAAATGTAATTCTGGAGAATTTTAATATTGGTGCGGTACTGAATCGTAAAGATATTGGAAGAACGACTTTGAATGTAGATGTAGACGGGGTAGGGTTTACCGAAAAATACCTCAATACCATTGTTAAAGGAGATATCGCAAAATTAGATTACAATAAATACACCTATAATAATATTGTTGTTAACGGTAATTTTAAACTGCCTTATTATAAAGGACAGGTTTCTATAAACGATCCAAATTTAAGTTTACTGTTTGATGGAATGGTGGATTTGAGTAAGCGTGAAAATCGCTATGATTTTCATATTAACGTTGAGAATGCCGACTTGCGAAAGCTAAAATTTATAAGCGATTCTATTTCACATTTTAAAGGGGATGCCGTTGTCGCAGTGACCGGAAATTCGATAGAGAACTTACAGGGAACGATTTCGATCAAAGAGGCTGTGTATCAAAACCCACAGGATACCTATGTTTTTGATGATCTTACAGTCAATTCACATTTTGATGCCGATAAACTACGCACAATTACTATTGGTTCTAATGACGTAGTAAAGGGTGAAATAGTAGGTAAGTTTCAATTTGCACAGCTGGACAAGCTGGTCATGAATTCAGTAGGAAGTTTGTATACCAATTATAAACCTTACAAACTTAAGAAAGGGCAATTTTTGCGTTTCAACTTTCATGTGTACGATAAGATAGTGGAGATGTTATATCCGGACATCAAAATTGATTCAAGTACCACAGTGAGAGGAAAAATTGATTCGGATCTTCAGGAGTTTAAATTTAAGTTTAATTCCGAAAAAATTGTCGCTGCCAAAAATACCTTTGACAATATTCGAATTACGATCGACAATAAAAATACGCTTTATAATGCTTATGTAGAGCTGGACAGTATTAAAACACCTTATTATAAAGTACGCGATTTTAATTTGATTAACGTTACGGCTAAAGATACCCTGTTTGTAAGATCCGAATTTAAAGGAGGGGATAAAGGGGAAGATTATTTTAATCTGGATCTCTATCATACCATCGATAAAAATAAAAACAATATCGTAGGGATTAAGAAGTCTGAGATGAAATTTAAAGACTATTTATGGTATCTAAATGAAGATGCTGAAAAAGACAATCAGATTGTTTTTGATCAGTACTTTAAAAATTTCACTATTGATAATATTGTATTGTCTCATGAGAATCAAAAAATAGATTTGAATGGTGTCATAAAAGGGAAAGATTATAAAGATTTGGTGTTGAACTTTGAAGATGTGGATATTAATAAAATCACACCTTTTAATTCTAAGTTCGTATTTAATGGTAATTTAAATGGAAATGTAAATTACAAACAGAATAAAGACGTTTATCAGCCCACGGCCTCTATTGTGATTGATCATCTGAATTTGAATAAAACGGATTTAGGTACGCTTAATTTTGATATTGCGGGAGATGAAAGTTTTAAAAAATTCACTATCAATTCCTCTATCCAAAACGGATTTACAGAATCGTTTAAAGCAGAAGGAACTTTTGCGGTTGAAAATAAGGAGACTTTTTTAGATTTGAGTTTGAAACTCGAAGGATTTAATCTGGCTACCTTAGGGACAGTTGGAGGTGAAGTGCTTTCTAATGTGAGAGGGTCGGTTTCAGGGAATGCCGCCGTGGTAGGGAATCTGAAAAAGCCTGAAATTAATGGACGTTTGTATGTGGAGAAGGCCGGGATGACCATCCCATACCTGAATACAGATTACGAATTAAGCGATCGTACCGTGATTGACTTAACAGATGAAAAATTTCTGTTTCGAAACAATCAGCTAACGGATACCAAATACGGAACAAAAGGCTTGCTGAACGGAAGTATTGAGCATCATAATTTTGGCGACTGGAAGCTGGATTTAAATATTACGTCTAAGCGATTGCTGGCACTGGATACTAAAGACAGTGAAGATGCAGCTTATTTTGGTACGGCATTTATAAATGGTACAGCCAGTATTAAAGGTCCTACAGAAGGATTGTTTATAAAAGTAGAAGCGAAATCAGAAAAAGGAACTCAGGTTAAGATTCCTATAAACAATGCCCAGAGTGTTGGAGAAAGCAACTGGATTCATTTTGTAACACCGCAGGAAAAGTACAATCTGGCAAATGGTATACTTGAAAAGACCAAGAATTACAACGGATTGGAACTGGAGTTTGATTTTGATATTACACCTGATGCCGAGGTAGAGGTAATTTTAGATCGAAGTTCCGGGCATGGAATGAAAGGAAAAGGATACGGATCGTTATTATTTAAAATTAATACACTGGGTAAATTTAATATGTGGGGAGATTTCCAGGCATACGAAGGAACTTATAATTTTAAATACGGTGGTTTAATTGATAAAAAATTCTCCGTTAAAAAAGGAGGATCAATTATTTGGGAAGGAAACCCAATGAAAGCACAATTAAATCTGGAAGCGGTCTATAAAACAACGGCAAATCCGGCAGTACTGTTAGATAATACTTCTTCATTTAATAAAAAAGTTCCGGTTGAGGTGGTAATCGGATTACGTGGAGATTTGGCCAGTCCGGAGCCTAATTTTGATATACAGTTCCCTTCTGTCAGTACTGTGCTTAAATCAGAGATACAATATAAGTTAGACGATAAAGACATTCGTCAGACACAGGCCTTGTATTTGCTATCTACAGGTTCGTTTATGAGTACAGACGGATTTAGTCAGGGCGATTTTTCAGGTACCTTAACCGAAACTGCTTCCAGTTTGTTAGGCGGTATCATAAAATCAGATAATGATAAGGTCAATATCGATTTGAATTATATCTCTGCTGATAAAAGACTTGGGCAGGAGGCCGACGGTCAGTTTGTAGCGAATATTTCTTCTCAGATCAATGAAAGAATTACAATCAACGGAAAATTGGGAGTTCCGGTAGGTGGAGTAAATGAATCTGCTATTGTTGGAGATATCGAAATCTTATATCGTGTAAATGAAGACGGATCGATGAATCTTCGTTTGTTCAATAAAGAAAATGATATTAATTATATAGGACAAGGAATTGGTTATACACAGGGAGTTGGTATTTCGTATGAAGTGGATTTTGATACTTTTAGCGAGCTGGTAAATAAACTTTTCAAAAATCATAAGCTGGAAAGAGCGATCAAAAATTCCACAAACGATTTGCAGGACAACAACCTGAATCCTGATTTTGTTAATTTCTCGAATAAAAAGAACGCAGATAAGAACAAAAAGAAGGAGGAGAAGAAAGAGAAAAAAGAAGAACCAAAAGTTCCTCCACCCATAAATAATGAAGGATTAATTCCTGACAATGACTTTTAG
- the tsaD gene encoding tRNA (adenosine(37)-N6)-threonylcarbamoyltransferase complex transferase subunit TsaD, whose protein sequence is MQNSEVFILAIESSCDDTAAAVLHNDKVLSNVVANQLIHNQYGGVVPELASRAHQQNIVPVIDAALRKANVQKDQLTAIAFTQGPGLMGSLLVGSSFSKSLSLALKIPLIAVNHMHAHILAHFIDEEGFDKPEFPFLALTISGGHTQIVKVNGFFDMEIIGETTDDAVGEAFDKSAKILGLPYPGGPLIDKYAKLGNPKAFTFTKPKVPGLDFSFSGLKTAILYFIQKNKLENPNFIEENLNDICASIQHTIIEILMDKLKLAVKETGIKQIAIGGGVSANSGIRTRLKESEAQYGWKTFIPKFEYTTDNAAMIGIVGYQKYLSKRFETSAVVSKARIQF, encoded by the coding sequence ATGCAAAATTCAGAGGTTTTTATTCTCGCCATCGAAAGTTCATGCGATGATACTGCTGCCGCGGTCCTACATAACGACAAAGTACTCTCAAATGTTGTGGCCAATCAGCTAATTCACAATCAATATGGAGGTGTTGTTCCTGAATTAGCTTCAAGAGCACACCAGCAAAATATTGTTCCGGTAATTGATGCCGCACTTCGTAAGGCAAATGTACAAAAAGATCAACTAACTGCTATCGCTTTTACGCAAGGTCCCGGTTTGATGGGATCTTTATTAGTAGGTAGTTCTTTTAGTAAATCACTGTCGTTAGCGCTCAAAATTCCGCTAATTGCTGTAAATCATATGCATGCCCATATTTTAGCACATTTTATCGATGAAGAAGGGTTTGATAAACCGGAATTTCCTTTTCTGGCGCTTACCATTAGCGGAGGTCATACTCAAATCGTTAAAGTAAACGGTTTTTTTGATATGGAAATTATTGGAGAAACTACCGATGATGCCGTTGGCGAAGCCTTTGACAAGAGTGCCAAAATCCTTGGACTTCCTTATCCGGGCGGACCCCTGATCGACAAATATGCAAAATTAGGAAATCCAAAAGCCTTTACTTTTACCAAACCGAAAGTACCGGGACTTGACTTTAGTTTCTCTGGACTAAAAACGGCCATCTTGTATTTTATTCAAAAAAATAAACTTGAAAATCCGAATTTTATTGAAGAGAACCTGAATGATATTTGTGCTTCCATTCAACATACCATTATCGAAATTTTGATGGACAAATTGAAATTAGCGGTAAAAGAAACCGGAATCAAACAAATTGCCATTGGCGGAGGAGTTTCGGCTAATTCAGGCATCAGAACCCGATTGAAAGAAAGCGAAGCTCAATACGGATGGAAAACCTTCATTCCAAAATTTGAATATACTACCGACAATGCCGCCATGATAGGAATTGTGGGGTATCAAAAATATTTATCAAAACGTTTCGAAACTTCAGCAGTAGTTTCGAAAGCGCGAATTCAATTTTAA
- a CDS encoding 16S rRNA (uracil(1498)-N(3))-methyltransferase translates to MQLFYNPDIDESTERFSFDKEESRHIIKVLRKKDSDILHVTNGLGLLFETQITLASDNKCIVEVISIQKSPAPKFRLHLAVAPTKMNDRFEWFLEKATEIGIQEITPIFCDRSERKVINPERFEKIILSAMKQSNETYLPKLNEAISFKEFIKQKNEGLQLIAHCEETDKKSLKEVLKPNESVTLLIGPEGDFSEKEIALALEHKFQPVTLGNTRLRTETAAIVACHSVVFFNEN, encoded by the coding sequence ATGCAATTATTTTACAATCCTGATATCGACGAATCTACAGAACGCTTTTCTTTTGACAAGGAAGAAAGCCGTCATATTATAAAAGTTTTACGCAAAAAAGATTCCGATATTCTACACGTAACCAATGGTTTGGGCTTGTTGTTTGAAACCCAAATTACTTTAGCATCAGACAATAAATGCATAGTAGAAGTTATTTCGATCCAAAAATCGCCTGCTCCAAAATTCAGACTGCATTTAGCAGTTGCACCAACCAAAATGAATGATCGTTTTGAATGGTTTTTGGAAAAAGCCACAGAAATAGGAATTCAGGAAATTACTCCTATTTTTTGTGATCGTTCAGAAAGAAAAGTAATTAATCCGGAGCGTTTTGAAAAGATTATTTTATCGGCAATGAAACAATCCAACGAAACCTATCTACCTAAATTAAATGAAGCCATTTCGTTTAAAGAATTCATCAAACAAAAAAACGAAGGCCTGCAATTAATAGCACATTGTGAAGAAACCGATAAAAAATCTTTAAAAGAGGTTTTAAAGCCCAATGAAAGTGTGACCTTACTTATTGGACCGGAAGGAGACTTTTCTGAAAAAGAAATTGCACTGGCTTTAGAACACAAATTCCAGCCCGTTACTTTAGGAAATACCCGATTGCGAACGGAGACTGCTGCAATTGTAGCCTGCCATAGTGTTGTTTTTTTTAATGAAAATTAA
- a CDS encoding DUF4159 domain-containing protein → MKKIFLLLLMVSISSFSQEIALLKYSGGGDWYANPTSLPNLIKFCNANINTRIKAKPSTVEPSNPDLLSYPFVHMTGHGNVVFSDADVSNLRNYLNGGGFLHIDDNYGMDQYIRKEIKKIFPNNNLIEIPANHPIFQKPFPFPNGLPKIHEHDGTRAQAFGIFIENKLVLLYTYECDLGDGWEDPEVHNDPVAVRDKALKMGANIINYIFTN, encoded by the coding sequence ATGAAAAAAATATTTCTATTATTACTAATGGTTTCAATCTCTTCCTTTTCACAGGAGATTGCGTTGTTAAAATATAGCGGTGGCGGTGATTGGTATGCCAATCCAACATCCTTACCTAATTTAATTAAGTTTTGCAATGCTAACATCAATACGAGAATAAAAGCAAAACCATCAACAGTTGAACCGAGTAATCCGGATCTGCTCTCTTATCCCTTTGTTCATATGACGGGACATGGAAATGTTGTTTTTAGCGATGCTGATGTAAGTAATCTTAGAAATTATTTAAATGGTGGTGGTTTTCTGCATATTGACGACAACTACGGAATGGATCAATACATCCGAAAAGAGATTAAAAAAATATTTCCAAACAATAACTTAATCGAAATTCCTGCCAATCATCCCATATTTCAAAAACCTTTCCCGTTTCCAAATGGTCTGCCAAAAATCCACGAACATGACGGAACACGCGCTCAGGCCTTTGGTATCTTTATCGAAAACAAATTGGTATTACTCTATACATATGAATGTGACTTAGGAGACGGCTGGGAAGATCCTGAAGTTCATAATGATCCTGTCGCGGTTAGAGATAAAGCTCTTAAAATGGGAGCTAACATTATCAATTATATTTTTACCAATTAA
- a CDS encoding TrmH family RNA methyltransferase: protein MQLTHEENQFERKTFPITLVCDHIYFQQNIGSLFRISEAFGVENIIFLGKDIPLTPRKINKTSRSTHLHVAHTIIEETADLADYLLQNNFEIIALEIASNSKPLREVLIPENQKIALLIGSEINGISEELLKISNQIVHINMCGKNSSMNVVQAASIALYEITSF from the coding sequence GTGCAGCTTACTCACGAAGAAAATCAATTTGAAAGAAAAACATTTCCGATAACATTAGTTTGTGATCACATTTATTTTCAGCAAAATATTGGTTCTCTTTTTAGAATCAGTGAGGCATTTGGAGTGGAAAATATCATTTTTTTAGGAAAAGATATTCCGTTAACTCCCCGAAAAATAAATAAAACTTCACGAAGTACCCATCTTCATGTAGCCCACACCATCATTGAAGAAACAGCTGACCTGGCTGACTATCTGCTTCAAAATAATTTCGAGATTATTGCTTTAGAGATCGCAAGCAACAGCAAACCACTAAGAGAAGTTCTTATTCCTGAAAATCAAAAAATTGCACTTCTAATTGGAAGTGAGATTAACGGAATCTCTGAAGAGCTTTTAAAAATTTCAAACCAAATTGTCCACATCAATATGTGTGGAAAGAACAGCAGTATGAATGTTGTGCAAGCGGCAAGTATTGCACTTTATGAAATTACTTCTTTTTAA